A portion of the Aricia agestis chromosome 1, ilAriAges1.1, whole genome shotgun sequence genome contains these proteins:
- the LOC121725714 gene encoding mediator of RNA polymerase II transcription subunit 11, protein MAGPMERIQVLDEIEKDIITCLQCAAQALLELGKEKSSQKQAESNTSQFLRTLSQVESKLSDQINYLTQVSTGQPHEGSGYASQKVLQMAWHRLEHVRSWVNELERLKASHLAAATRPLSGVPNGNLTSSGTST, encoded by the exons ATGGCTGGCCCTATGGAAAGGATTCAGGTCCTTGATGAAATCGAAAAGGACATAATAACTTGCCTTCAGTGTGCAG CTCAAGCTTTATTGGAATTGGGTAAAGAAAAATCAAGTCAGAAACAAGCAGAAAGCAACACATCACAATTTTTAAGAACACTTAGCCAAGTTGAATCGAAATTGAGTGATCAAATAAACTACCTGACTCAAGTATCTACAGGCCAACCTCATGAGGGTTCAGGATATGCCTCACAAAAGGTGTTACAAATGGCTTGGCATAGACTCGAACATGTCAGGTCTTGGGTCAATGAGCTGGAGAGATTAAAAGCGTCTCATTTAGCAGCAGCCACCCGACCATTATCTGGTGTACCGAATGGAAACTTAACATCATCTGGAACTAGTACATGA
- the LOC121732349 gene encoding uncharacterized protein LOC121732349, translating to MSKSKASSIADGAERASQTGVQTRSGASTRPAAPPVEEQEENSRETAETSETEQTSTERTSTTASEKTAVEEDSRRKKRAPQGKESRRKILEAEEKLAELKLAEARASLALAEAKLAREKAMLACGDEEGNEVAEKETDKVEEWLQGQTINPAAEEKEKQNENEEKKNENSENEPEHRKAEEKQKSSDITSLAAALTQAVRMSRDAPRFLQELPPFAGHSTGWLGYRAAYYETEEMFSHTENTMRLRRSLKGAALEAVESLLISQPEPRAVIQALERRFGRPDTLAMGEIQKIKALGRLSDSPRELCIFANKIANVVATLETLKKVHYMFNPELVKSIVEKLPPILRNKWYDFAARRKEDTSDLKKMTLFLNEEADKCSAYALPEETEPHPERPQRRRLERAFATEVSGRKRCPMCQNEHHLTECKQFLGTPVNERWNIAKKNRICFQCLRSNHRRGGCGAKRCSVNGCGMAHHRLLHHSRPPADQQQPTAPPQAMEAGEAATVEIVSSTNCLQERQAFLKVAPVTVFGKNSTRIDTYALMDDGSTVTLIDEDLAELLHLDGPRHDMWVQGLSDTKKYENSKKVSFKIRGRHCKEEYGVGSARTVKKLLFTPQKIRKEDLHDCAHLRGLEDHLMYENARPRILLGQDNWELLLALETKTGRRNQPVASHTRLGWVLHGYRSSHTQTIAFCGHTVAKKEEKTEDNMENMMKRFFDLESLGIEARKQKNDPEERALEILKKTSRRLPDGRFETALLWKDEKEVIPNNYNDAWKRLRSLEKKLDRDPGLKEKYEERINNLLESGYAVPAQEPPAAGRTWYLPHFAVCNPAKPKIRLVHDAAARSHGRSLNDMLLSGPDLLQSLPGVIMRFRRHSVAVTADIKEMFMRIRVRKEDRDALRFLWRGNEREEKPQEYQMASLIFGATSSPCTALYVKNKNAEEFQEKYPRAVAEIKKNHYMDDFISSFPSEEEALETSQEVDMVHRHAGFELRGWTSNSEAIRRRLGNDRDSKEVPVGEDCADKTLGIWWEAHEDLLRFNLNEAKIPRTIMSEERAPTKREALSVVMSLFDPLGLLSPLTMPAKKFMQETWRYGTGWDEPIPEQLVPKWTAWTRDLQQVRKINIPRCYNLQPEMVSEMHTFVDASEEAYAAAVYIRMVREDGAVHTALVAAKSRVAPLKPTSIPRLELQAALLGTRLAKTVEKELEVELVRKTYWSDSRTVLAWIRAEPRAYKTFVAHRLAEIEETTKVSEWRWVPTKENVADDATRATPTDFGAAHRWFSGPEFLKKEEIFWPKEGKPAEKTDTGEEKCFVARYIALQDSLPDIERIGRWKTLIRATGRVLQFIDLCRSPRETVAAVRQRTKKNKEKDAAWDSRRSKKGKSATRMDPVTRRKYVALDARYLTRAEALWLRRMQEESYSKERKRIEENRSPAAGDRLASLSVHLEEGLIKLRGRVAAAEDISRETNNPVIMDGSHRYTKLYIQQIHEEMHHGGVEATVNEIRQRFWVTRIRPTVKGVIRACLACRIRRAKPTCPATGDLPVARLAHHARPYTFTGLDYFGPVEVTVGRHREKRWVALFTCLTMRAVHLEVVTSLSADSAIAALRRFVARRGQPTELWSDNATCFKAAEKELQQEWEKYKSEVNARRINWRYIPPSAPFMGGAWERLVRSVKESLRVTLHEQHPSDETLYTLLVEAENIINSRPLTYVSVDPEEPEALTPNHILLGSGCHVPAPGRFEEEKTSARQLWKRAQHLADVFWRRWVREYLPLLQHRREPHTRGSDPAVGDVVIICDSNLPRNIWPRGKIKRTYPGKDGVVRVVDVETANGHVLRRPTKKIVVLPGVSPARPAGEMCTTDSK from the coding sequence ATGTCCAAATCGAAGGCTTCAAGCATCGCCGATGGGGCCGAACGAGCGAGTCAAACCGGAGTCCAGACGAGAAGCGGAGCATCGACGCGCCCCGCGGCTCCACCGGTCGAAGAACAGGAGGAAAACTCCAGGGAAACCGCCGAAACGTCCGAAACAGAACAAACCTCGACGGAACGAACCTCTACCACCGCCAGCGAGAAAACAGCAGTAGAAGAGGACTCACGACGGAAGAAGCGTGCGCCTCAGGGAAAGGAAAGCAGGAGGAAAATTTTGGAAGCTGAGGAAAAGCTGGCGGAATTGAAACTGGCAGAGGCACGTGCATCGCTCGCCCTCGCAGAAGCCAAGCTGGCCAGGGAAAAGGCCATGCTGGCCTGCGGAGACGAGGAGGGAAACGAGGTAGCAGAAAAGGAAACGGACAAGGTGGAAGAGTGGCTGCAAGGGCAAACCATTAACCCTGCGGCCGAGGAAAAAGAAAAGCAGAACGAAaatgaagaaaagaaaaatgaaaattcggAAAATGAACCGGAGCACAGAAAAGCTGAAGAAAAACAGAAGAGCAGCGACATCACTTCGCTGGCGGCGGCGCTCACACAGGCCGTCCGCATGTCAAGAGACGCCCCCAGGTTTCTCCAAGAGCTTCCCCCGTTCGCCGGACATTCGACGGGGTGGCTCGGCTACAGGGCGGCGTACTACGAGACTGAAGAAATGTTCTCGCACACCGAGAATACTATGAGGCTAAGAAGAAGCCTCAAGGGAGCAGCCCTCGAAGCGGTCGAGAGTCTACTCATCAGCCAACCGGAGCCGCGAGCAGTCATCCAGGCGCTGGAAAGAAGATTCGGCCGTCCAGACACACTGGCGATGGGTGAAATACAGAAAATCAAGGCGTTGGGCAGGCTGAGTGACAGCCCGCGCGAACTCTGCATATTTGCTAACAAGATAGCGAATGTGGTGGCCACGCTGGAGACACTTAAAAAGGTACACTATATGTTTAATCCTGAATTAGTGAAAAGTATTGTAGAAAAGCTGCCGCCCATTCTGCGCAACAAGTGGTACGATTTTGCCGCAAGAAGAAAAGAAGATACGTCGGACTTGAAGAAGATGACCCTGTTCCTCAATGAAGAAGCCGACAAATGCAGTGCGTATGCGCTGCCCGAGGAGACCGAACCTCACCCGGAGAGGCCCCAGAGAAGAAGACTGGAACGGGCTTTCGCCACAGAGGTAAGTGGCAGGAAAAGGTGCCCGATGTGCCAGAACGAACACCACTTGACGGAGTGCAAGCAGTTCCTCGGGACCCCTGTGAACGAGCGCTGGAACATAGCGAAAAAGAACCGCATCTGTTTTCAATGTTTGCGGAGCAACCACCGCCGAGGGGGCTGCGGGGCAAAGAGGTGTAGTGTCAACGGGTGCGGCATGGCGCACCACCGCCTGCTGCATCACTCCAGACCACCGGCAGACCAGCAACAGCCGACGGCGCCGCCACAGGCCATGGAAGCAGGGGAGGCAGCGACCGTGGAAATAGTGAGCAGCACCAACTGCCTTCAGGAACGACAAGCCTTCCTAAAGGTCGCTCCGGTCACGGTCTTCGGCAAGAACAGCACCAGAATAGACACCTACGCACTCATGGACGACGGCAGCACAGTGACACTCATCGATGAAGACCTGGCGGAGCTCCTCCACCTGGACGGGCCTCGCCACGACATGTGGGTGCAGGGCCTCAGTGATACAAAGAAGTACGAAAACAGCAAAAAGGTAAGCTTCAAGATAAGGGGGCGCCACTGTAAAGAAGAGTACGGCGTGGGGAGTGCAAGAACAGTAAAGAAGCTGCTATTCACGCCGCAGAAAATTCGCAAGGAAGACCTGCACGACTGCGCGCACCTGAGGGGCCTTGAAGACCACCTGATGTACGAAAATGCGCGCCCGAGAATCCTGCTGGGTCAAGACAACTGGGAGTTGCTGCTGGCCCTCGAGACGAAAACGGGAAGGAGAAACCAGCCGGTCGCATCCCACACACGACTCGGTTGGGTGCTGCACGGATACAGGTCGTCACATACGCAAACTATAGCCTTCTGTGGCCACACAGTAGCCAAAAAAGAGGAGAAGACAGAAGACAATATGGAAAACATGATGAAGAGGTTTTTCGACCTGGAATCACTTGGGATCGAAGCCAGAAAACAGAAAAATGACCCAGAAGAGCGTGCGCTGGAGATACTTAAGAAAACCAGTCGAAGACTTCCTGATGGGCGCTTCGAAACCGCGCTGCTCTGGAAGGACGAGAAGGAAGTCATTCCCAACAACTACAACGATGCCTGGAAGCGTCTCAGGTCCCTGGAAAAGAAGCTGGATCGAGACCCGGGCCTGAAAGAAAAATACGAAGAAAGAATAAACAACCTGCTGGAATCCGGATACGCAGTGCCAGCACAGGAGCCACCGGCAGCAGGGAGAACATGGTACTTACCTCACTTCGCCGTGTGCAACCCAGCGAAACCAAAAATCAGGTTAGTACACGACGCCGCGGCCAGATCCCATGGCCGCAGCCTCAATGACATGCTGCTCTCCGGCCCCGACCTTCTTCAGTCGCTGCCAGGAGTCATCATGAGGTTCCGCCGACACTCTGTGGCGGTAACCGCGGACATCAAGGAGATGTTCATGCGCATCCGCGTCCGGAAAGAAGACCGGGACGCACTCCGCTTCCTGTGGAGAGGTAACGAACGAGAAGAAAAGCCGCAAGAGTACCAGATGGCGTCCCTTATCTTCGGGGCCACGTCATCGCCATGCACGGCTCTGTACGTAAAAAACAAGAATGCAGAAGAGTTCCAGGAAAAATATCCGCGTGCTGTAGCGGAAATCAAGAAGAACCACTACATGGACGACTTCATATCTAGCTTCCCGAGTGAAGAAGAAGCACTGGAGACATCGCAGGAAGTCGACATGGTCCACCGGCACGCCGGGTTCGAGCTGCGAGGCTGGACATCGAATAGCGAAGCCATACGCCGACGTCTCGGGAACGACCGAGACTCCAAGGAGGTCCCTGTGGGAGAAGACTGCGCGGACAAGACGCTGGGAATATGGTGGGAGGCGCATGAAGACCTGCTGCGCTTCAACCTGAACGAGGCGAAGATACCTCGCACCATCATGAGCGAGGAGCGGGCCCCCACGAAGCGTGAAGCCCTCAGTGTCGTGATGTCATTGTTCGATCCGCTCGGACTACTGTCACCGCTCACCATGCCCGCCAAGAAGTTCATGCAGGAGACCTGGAGGTACGGCACCGGATGGGACGAGCCCATACCGGAGCAGCTCGTCCCCAAGTGGACGGCGTGGACAAGAGATCTACAAcaagtaagaaaaataaatattccccGCTGCTACAACCTGCAGCCTGAAATGGTAAGCGAAATGCATACCTTTGTCGACGCGAGTGAAGAGGCATACGCCGCAGCTGTCTACATTCGTATGGTGCGCGAGGACGGAGCAGTACACACGGCGCTCGTGGCAGCCAAAAGCCGCGTAGCCCCGCTGAAGCCGACGTCCATCCCGCGCCTGGAGCTGCAAGCTGCTCTACTGGGTACCCGCCTCGCGAAGACTGTGGAGAAAGAACTAGAAGTCGAGCTGGTAAGGAAAACATACTGGAGCGATTCCCGCACAGTGCTGGCGTGGATACGCGCCGAGCCGCGGGCCTACAAAACGTTCGTCGCGCACCGCCTCGCCGAAATAGAGGAAACAACGAAAGTCAGCGAGTGGCGATGGGTGCCGACGAAAGAAAACGTGGCCGACGACGCGACACGCGCCACACCCACGGACTTCGGAGCCGCCCACCGATGGTTCAGCGGGCCCGAATTCCTGAAAAAAGAAGAAATATTCTGGCCGAAAGAAGGAAAACCGGCGGAGAAAACGGACACGGGTGAAGAAAAGTGTTTTGTCGCACGATACATCGCGCTACAAGACAGTTTACCCGACATCGAACGCATAGGAAGATGGAAGACGTTGATACGAGCTACAGGTCGTGTACTACAGTTCATTGACCTCTGTCGTTCCCCGCGAGAAACCGTGGCAGCTGTGCGACAACGCACAAAGAAGAATAAAGAAAAGGATGCGGCCTGGGACTCGCGGCGATCGAAGAAAGGAAAATCCGCGACACGAATGGATCCAGTTACGCGAAGAAAATACGTCGCACTCGACGCACGGTACCTCACTCGTGCCGAGGCACTCTGGCTGCGCCGAATGCAAGAAGAATCCTATAGCAAAGAAAGAAAACGAATAGAAGAAAACCGTTCTCCAGCGGCGGGAGACCGCCTCGCCTCGCTGAGCGTCCACCTGGAGGAGGGCCTCATCAAGCTACGGGGTCGAGTAGCAGCCGCAGAAGACATCAGCCGGGAAACCAACAACCCGGTTATCATGGATGGCAGCCACAGGTACACGAAAttatatatccaacagataCACGAAGAAATGCATCACGGCGGAGTAGAAGCAACCGTGAACGAGATCCGGCAGAGGTTCTGGGTGACCCGGATACGCCCCACAGTCAAGGGTGTGATCCGGGCCTGCCTGGCCTGCCGCATACGCCGAGCCAAGCCGACGTGTCCGGCCACGGGCGACCTGCCCGTCGCCCGGCTGGCGCACCACGCGCGGCCATACACCTTCACAGGGCTTGACTATTTCGGCCCTGTGGAGGTCACCGTGGGCAGACATCGAGAGAAGAGATGGGTGGCCCTCTTCACATGTCTCACCATGAGGGCCGTCCACCTGGAGGTGGTGACGTCTCTCAGCGCCGACTCCGCCATCGCAGCACTGCGGAGGTTCGTCGCCCGACGAGGACAACCGACTGAACTATGGTCGGACAACGCGACCTGCTTCAAGGCCGCCGAGAAGGAGCTACAACAAGAATGGGAAAAGTATAAGAGCGAAGTCAACGCCCGCCGCATCAACTGGCGGTACATCCCTCCGTCCGCCCCCTTCATGGGCGGTGCGTGGGAGCGGCTGGTGCGGAGCGTAAAGGAGTCCCTGCGAGTCACTCTACACGAGCAGCATCCGAGCGACGAGACCCTCTACACACTCCTGGTAGAGGCGGAAAACATCATCAACTCGAGACCACTTACCTATGTCTCGGTTGACCCCGAGGAGCCCGAGGCCTTGACCCCCAACCACATACTGCTGGGGTCGGGCTGCCATGTACCTGCTCCAGGAAGATTCGAAGAAGAAAAGACATCGGCGCGGCAGCTGTGGAAGCGCGCGCAGCACCTGGCAGACGTGTTCTGGCGGAGGTGGGTGAGGGAGTACCTCCCACTCCTCCAGCACCGCCGGGAGCCACATACCCGAGGCTCCGATCCCGCGGTGGGTGACGTCGTTATCATATGCGACTCGAACCTACCGCGCAACATCTGGCCACGCGGGAAGATCAAGAGGACATATCCAGGCAAGGACGGCGTGGTACGGGTCGTGGACGTGGAGACCGCGAACGGCCACGTTCTCCGGCGGCCCACCAAGAAGATCGTCGTGCTACCGGGGGTGTCGCCTGCGCGACCGGCGGGAGAAATGTGCACGACAGACAGTAAAtag